A region of Oncorhynchus masou masou isolate Uvic2021 chromosome 29, UVic_Omas_1.1, whole genome shotgun sequence DNA encodes the following proteins:
- the LOC135519057 gene encoding protein TFG-like isoform X2 codes for MNGQLDLSGKLIIKAQLGDDIRRIPIHNEDITYDELVLMMQRVFRGKLQSNDEVTIKYKDEDDDLITIFDSSDLSFAIQCSRILKLTLFVNGQPRPLESCQVKYLRKELIELRNKINGLLECLEPPSEPGLAASAPDRDSVDVCEGRVVAEVKQAPVPVSAASMSAFDPLNKQDEVSKNVISAFGLSENHVPAPPGVSSVERSDTPDSIAASSSAAPYAGMQQGPPAALDGQMYQQYQSPGGFPPQQPAPQQQYGMQYPGCTPQHGTPQPQQQQFQNYPAPTSQAPAPSQGPAPGFQGGQQQATPPQGPQQYPPGAFPPQNYTSQANQPANYSLPPTSQSGQGYQARPSYTPPPGSNVTPPPGASNPYARNRPPFGSGYAQPGPGYR; via the exons ATGAACGGACAACTGGACCTGAGCGGCAAGCTGATCATCAAGGCCCAGCTGGGCGATGACATCAGACGCATACCCATCCACAATGAGGACATCACCTATGACGAGCTGGTACTGATGATGCAGCGTGTCTTCAGGGGCAAGCTGCAGAGCAACGACGAGGTCACCATCAAATACAAGGACGAGG ACGATGACCTCATTACTATTTTTGACAGCTCGGACCTGTCTTTCGCCATCCAGTGCAGTAGGATCCTCAAACTCACTCTCTTCG TGAATGGTCAGCCGAGACCTCTGGAGTCCTGTCAGGTAAAGTACCTGCGTAAGGAGCTCATTGAGCTCAGGAACAAAATCAACGGTCTCTTGGAATGTCTGGAGCCCCCCTCAGAACCTGGCCTGGCTGCCTCCGCACCAGACAGGG acTCGGTGGATGTATGTGAGGGGAGGGTGGTGGCAGAGGTGAAGCAGGCCCCGGTCCCAGTCAGTGCGGCTAGCATGTCGGCCTTTGACCCCCTGAATAAGCAGGACGAAGTCAGCAAGAACGTCATCTCCGCCTTTGGCCTGAGTGAGAACCATGTCCCAG cccccccgGGTGTTTCGTCTGTGGAGCGGTCAGATACTCCAGACAGCATTGCAGCATCGTCGTCCGCCGCCCCCTACGCAGGGATGCAGCAGGGACCCCCAGCAGCCCTCGACG gTCAGATGTACCAGCAGTACCAGTCTCCAGGTGGATTCCCTCCCCAGCAGCCTGCACCGCAGCAGCAGTATGGCATGCAGTACCCTG GATGCACCCCCCAGCACGGCACCCCCCAGCCTCAACAGCAGCAGTTCCAGAACTACCCTGCCCCCACCTCCCAGGCCCCCGCCCCCAGCCAGGGCCCAGCCCCCGGCTTTCAGGGAGGCCAACAGCAGGCCACTCCACCCCAGGGTCCCCAGCAGTACCCCCCAGGGGCCTTCCCTCCCCAAAACTACACCTCCCAGGCCAACCAGCCTGCCAACTACAGCCTACCCCCCACCTCCCAGTCTGGCCAGGGTTACCAGGCCCGTCCCAGCTACACTCCTCCCCCCGGTAGCAACGTTACCCCCCCTCCTGGGGCGTCCAACCCCTATGCCCGCAACCGGCCCCCCTTCGGCTCGGGCTATGCCCAGCCTGGCCCTGGGTACCGGTAA
- the LOC135519056 gene encoding protein jagunal homolog 1-A-like → MTSRVGPRAAGTDGSDFKHREKVASHYQMSASLKSEIRKLNFVHLLLWLLVAAQVIVSKLDLVPSDTVAEPYRWEYPYLISLFPLVTGSLSLPKNNISYLVISMISSGLFSIAPLFYGSMEMLGEAQQLYRHGKAYRFIFGWAAVTVMYLVMVVAVQVHAWQIYYSKKLLDAWFDSTQEKKKK, encoded by the exons ATGACATCTCGTGTGGGCCCTCGAGCTGCAGGTACTGATGGGAGTGACTTCAAACACAGAGAGAAGGTGGCCTCACACTACCAGATGAG CGCCTCGCTAAAGTCTGAGATCCGGAAACTCAACTTTgtccacctgctgctctggctccTGGTGGCGGCCCAGGTgatcgtcagcaaacttgatctGGTGCCAAGCGATACAGTGGCTGAGCCCTACAGATGGGAGTACCCCTACCTGATCAGTCTCTTTCCACTGGTCACCGGCAGCCTGTCGCTGCCCAAGAACAACATCAGCTACCTGGTGATCTCCATGATCAGCTCAGGCCTGTTCTCCATCGCTCCACTCTTCTACGGCTCCATGGAGATGCTCGGCGAGGCCCAGCAGCTGTACCGCCACGGCAAGGCTTACCGCTTCATCTTTGGCTGGGCGGCTGTCACCGTCATGTACCTGGTGATGGTGGTGGCAGTGCAGGTGCACGCCTGGCAGATCTACTACAGCAAGAAGCTGCTGGATGCCTGGTTCGACTCCAcacaggagaagaagaagaagtga
- the LOC135519057 gene encoding protein TFG-like isoform X1 — protein MNGQLDLSGKLIIKAQLGDDIRRIPIHNEDITYDELVLMMQRVFRGKLQSNDEVTIKYKDEDDDLITIFDSSDLSFAIQCSRILKLTLFVNGQPRPLESCQVKYLRKELIELRNKINGLLECLEPPSEPGLAASAPDRDSVDVCEGRVVAEVKQAPVPVSAASMSAFDPLNKQDEVSKNVISAFGLSENHVPAPPGVSSVERSDTPDSIAASSSAAPYAGMQQGPPAALDGQMYQQYQSPGGFPPQQPAPQQQYGMQYPAGCTPQHGTPQPQQQQFQNYPAPTSQAPAPSQGPAPGFQGGQQQATPPQGPQQYPPGAFPPQNYTSQANQPANYSLPPTSQSGQGYQARPSYTPPPGSNVTPPPGASNPYARNRPPFGSGYAQPGPGYR, from the exons ATGAACGGACAACTGGACCTGAGCGGCAAGCTGATCATCAAGGCCCAGCTGGGCGATGACATCAGACGCATACCCATCCACAATGAGGACATCACCTATGACGAGCTGGTACTGATGATGCAGCGTGTCTTCAGGGGCAAGCTGCAGAGCAACGACGAGGTCACCATCAAATACAAGGACGAGG ACGATGACCTCATTACTATTTTTGACAGCTCGGACCTGTCTTTCGCCATCCAGTGCAGTAGGATCCTCAAACTCACTCTCTTCG TGAATGGTCAGCCGAGACCTCTGGAGTCCTGTCAGGTAAAGTACCTGCGTAAGGAGCTCATTGAGCTCAGGAACAAAATCAACGGTCTCTTGGAATGTCTGGAGCCCCCCTCAGAACCTGGCCTGGCTGCCTCCGCACCAGACAGGG acTCGGTGGATGTATGTGAGGGGAGGGTGGTGGCAGAGGTGAAGCAGGCCCCGGTCCCAGTCAGTGCGGCTAGCATGTCGGCCTTTGACCCCCTGAATAAGCAGGACGAAGTCAGCAAGAACGTCATCTCCGCCTTTGGCCTGAGTGAGAACCATGTCCCAG cccccccgGGTGTTTCGTCTGTGGAGCGGTCAGATACTCCAGACAGCATTGCAGCATCGTCGTCCGCCGCCCCCTACGCAGGGATGCAGCAGGGACCCCCAGCAGCCCTCGACG gTCAGATGTACCAGCAGTACCAGTCTCCAGGTGGATTCCCTCCCCAGCAGCCTGCACCGCAGCAGCAGTATGGCATGCAGTACCCTG cagGATGCACCCCCCAGCACGGCACCCCCCAGCCTCAACAGCAGCAGTTCCAGAACTACCCTGCCCCCACCTCCCAGGCCCCCGCCCCCAGCCAGGGCCCAGCCCCCGGCTTTCAGGGAGGCCAACAGCAGGCCACTCCACCCCAGGGTCCCCAGCAGTACCCCCCAGGGGCCTTCCCTCCCCAAAACTACACCTCCCAGGCCAACCAGCCTGCCAACTACAGCCTACCCCCCACCTCCCAGTCTGGCCAGGGTTACCAGGCCCGTCCCAGCTACACTCCTCCCCCCGGTAGCAACGTTACCCCCCCTCCTGGGGCGTCCAACCCCTATGCCCGCAACCGGCCCCCCTTCGGCTCGGGCTATGCCCAGCCTGGCCCTGGGTACCGGTAA
- the LOC135519048 gene encoding collagen alpha-1(VIII) chain-like gives MVVPPFSAPLPLLVALLQLAVLPLVHTGAYYRHKQHPQQHQPTSHLSHMGIGGKEQHPQQHWPGKEMPHLQYPQYRKEIPQMSMHMGKTNPHKGGVVNSGQDKGQTIPSGAVGGLPGGLPGAQGPAGPPGPEGPSGPPGPPGEGQPGGEGKPGHAGPPGFPGVGKPGLPGIPGKPGSMGEPGITGELGPSGREGPMGQPGPQGSPGPSGLPGIGKLGAGGLPGQPGSRGEPGHKGLPGLPGLPGPKGDKGIGQPGQPGHKGLVGPPGPPGQGGMPGVGKPGMNGMSGPPGGPGKPGLPGEQGLAGPAGEGGEPGPPGLPGQGKPGQNGLPGQPGMPGGKGHPGPPGFPGKPGLPGFGKPGFPGPKGDKGMGGMPGGPGPKGDKGHGGLPGMLGQPGSIGPAGPLGPIGPPGGLGQPGPKGEAGEGGHKGLPGGQGEPGPTGLTGQNGFPGEGGEPGPRGPTGPVGPQGEGGHKGLPGAPGIPGLPGPKGEGGLPGEKGPQGPKGIPGLGGAGGPIGPPGAPGSKGDSGPHGLPGVDGTGNPGVPGPLGPPGKEGPGGPPGSPGQPGPPGPPGPPGPTDMGAVLPEMGFPPGLDGVKTAGYGKKGKYGGNGGEVMGPNGLEMPAFTALVTTPFPPVDTAVVFDKILYNGRQNYNPQTGVFTCDMPGIYYFAYHISCKGANVWVALMRNDEPVMYTYDEYKKGFLDQASGSAVLPLQPGDTVYLQLPSDQAAGLYAGQYVHSSFSGYLLYPM, from the exons ATGGTTGTACCTCCCTTCTccgcccccctccctctcctagtGGCTCTGCTTCAGCTTGCAGTACTACCTCTTGTCCACACGGGGGCGTACTACAGACACAAGCAGCACCCGCAGCAGCATCAGCCCACGTCACACCTGTCCCACATGGGCATAGGGGGTAAGGAGCAGCACCCTCAGCAGCATTGGCCAGGAAAAGAGATGCCCCACCTGCAGTACCCCCAGTACAGAAAAGAGATCCCACAGATGTCCATGCACATGGGCAAGACAAACCCCCACAAGGGTGGAGTAGTCAACAGTGGACAGGATAAAG GTCAAACCATCCCCAGTGGGGCAGTGGGAGGTCTCCCTGGGGGTCTGCCAGGAGCGCAGGGCCCAGCTGGGCCTCCCGGACCTGAGGGTCCCTCTGGGCCTCCAGGACCTCCCGGGGAAGGACAGCCAGGAGGGGAAGGAAAACCAGGCCACGCTGGTCCCCCAGGATTCCCTGGAGTAGGAAAACCAGGACTCCCAGGAATTCCAGGCAAGCCAGGCAGCATGGGAGAGCCAGGAATAACTGGAGAATTGGGCCCCAGCGGGAGGGAGGGTCCGATGGGGCAGCCAGGGCCTCAGGGGTCCCCTGGTCCTTCAGGACTTCCAGGGATAGGAAAACTAGGGGCTGGGGGGTTGCCAGGACAACCAGGATCCAGAGGAGAGCCAGGACACAAAGGCCTGCCGGGACTACCAGGATTACCAGGACCCAAGGGTGACAAGGGGATTGGACAGCCAGGACAGCCAGGACACAAAGGACTAGTAGGACCTCCTGGACCTCCAGGACAGGGAGGGATGCCTGGTGTGGGCAAGCCTGGAATGAATGGCATGTCAGGGCCACCAGGAGGACCAGGGAAACCAGGCCTCCCTGGAGAGCAGGGGCTGGCTGGACCAGCAGGAGAGGGCGGAGAGCCCGGTCCACCAGGGCTGCCAGGTCAGGGAAAACCTGGCCAGAATGGTCTGCCGGGACAACCAGGAATGCCCGGTGGGAAAGGGCACCCAGGCCCTCCAGGTTTTCCAGGGAAGCCTGGATTGCCTGGATTCGGAAAACCAGGATTCCCAGGACCCAAAGGAGATAAGGGGATGGGTGGGATGCCTGGAGGCCCAGGACCAAAGGGAGACAAGGGCCATGGAGGACTGCCTGGTATGCTAGGACAGCCTGGATCAATTGGACCAGCTGGTCCCCTTGGCCCTATCGGACCCCCTGGAGGTCTGGGTCAACCAGGGCCAAAAGGCGAGGCTGGAGAAGGAGGTCATAAGGGGTTGCCTGGTGGGCAAGGGGAGCCTGGTCCTACTGGACTGACTGGTCAGAATGGCTtccctggagagggaggagagcctGGGCCAAGGGGTCCCACTGGGCCTGTAGGACCCCAAGGGGAAGGCGGTCACAAAGGGTTACCAGGCGCCCCTGGCATTCCAGGCCTACCTGGgccaaagggagagggaggacttCCAGGCGAGAAGGGTCCCCAAGGTCCTAAGGGCATTCCAGGTCTGGGAGGTGCAGGTGGGCCGATCGGACCTCCTGGTGCTCCTGGGTCTAAAGGTGACAGCGGACCTCATGGTCTTCCCGGCGTTGATGGTACGGGAAACCCAGGTGTCCCTGGTCCTCTTGGACCTCCAGGTAAAGAAGGTCCTGGAGGACCACCGGGAAGCCCAGGCCAGCCAGGTCCACCTGGTCCCCCAGGGCCTCCCGGACCCACTGACATGGGAGCAGTCCTCCCTGAGATGGGTTTTCCTCCTGGGTTGGACGGAGTCAAGACTGCCGGTTATGGCAAGAAGGGAAAATATGGAGGAAACGGAGGAGAAGTGATGGGCCCCAACGGCCTGGAGATGCCCGCGTTCACGGCTCTGGTGACCACGCCCTTCCCACCTGTGGACACGGCTGTGGTGTTTGACAAAATCCTGTACAACGGCCGTCAGAACTACAACCCCCAGACAGGCGTGTTCACCTGCGACATGCCCGGGATCTACTACTTTGCCTACCACATCAGCTGCAAAGGGGCCAACGTGTGGGTGGCGCTGATGAGGAACGATGAGCCTGTGATGTACACATATGATGAGTATAAAAAGGGCTTCCTGGATCAGGCATCGGGGAGCGCAGTGTTACCTCTACAACCCGGGGACACTGTGTACCTCCAGCTACCCTCGGACCAGGCCGCAGGACTATACGCTGGCCAATAcgtccactcctccttctctggGTACTTGTTGTACCCCATGTAA